Proteins from a genomic interval of Caulobacter sp. NIBR1757:
- a CDS encoding acyltransferase, translated as MTNRLAALDGVRGVAALLVMGLHIAGYLGSPLLGHGYLMVDLFFLLSGFVLSAGYGHRLALGGQGRWFAGKRIARLYPLAAVGLLLGGGMAVVLSLAGLRPLDDHPLLLALLAALFLPWLGGGLVVPFNGPVWSLQFELWINLAWGFVARWLTDRRLAVLVALAALALTLMAVANGLFDTGFANGDPTRSAGPFGWAWGWARVGFSFPMGVLLHRLWAAGRLGAVQSRLTPWLLPLALILIALPVPGLPVLYDLAAVLVLFPLLVVLGANATGAGRASAILGRLSYGIYVLHGPILLLFKTLEPEGLALPARLGWYGLAAILAIGAATLAERWIDRPARRWIAARDEAADPATPLTAPVQTRSA; from the coding sequence GTGACGAACCGGCTGGCGGCGCTGGACGGGGTGAGGGGCGTCGCCGCCCTGTTGGTCATGGGGCTGCATATCGCCGGCTACCTGGGCTCGCCCTTGCTCGGCCACGGCTATCTGATGGTCGACCTGTTCTTCCTGCTCAGCGGCTTCGTGCTGTCGGCCGGCTATGGCCACCGGCTGGCCCTGGGCGGCCAGGGGCGCTGGTTCGCCGGCAAACGGATCGCCAGGCTCTATCCGCTGGCGGCCGTCGGTCTGCTGCTTGGCGGCGGCATGGCCGTGGTCCTGTCGCTGGCCGGCCTGCGCCCGCTTGACGACCATCCCCTGCTCCTCGCCCTGCTGGCGGCCCTGTTCCTGCCCTGGCTGGGCGGCGGGCTGGTGGTTCCGTTCAACGGGCCGGTCTGGTCGCTGCAGTTCGAGCTGTGGATCAACCTCGCCTGGGGGTTCGTCGCCCGCTGGCTGACCGACCGCCGCCTGGCCGTGCTGGTCGCCCTGGCCGCACTGGCGCTGACGCTGATGGCGGTGGCCAACGGCCTGTTCGACACCGGCTTCGCCAACGGCGACCCGACCCGTTCGGCCGGCCCCTTCGGCTGGGCCTGGGGCTGGGCCAGGGTCGGCTTCTCCTTCCCGATGGGCGTCCTGCTGCACCGTCTGTGGGCGGCCGGACGCCTGGGCGCCGTGCAGAGCCGCCTGACCCCCTGGCTGCTGCCGTTGGCCCTGATCCTCATCGCCCTGCCGGTCCCCGGCCTTCCGGTGCTCTACGACCTCGCCGCCGTCCTCGTCCTGTTCCCGCTGCTCGTCGTGCTGGGGGCCAACGCCACCGGGGCCGGCCGCGCCTCCGCCATCCTCGGGCGGCTGTCCTATGGCATCTATGTGCTGCACGGCCCCATCCTGCTGCTGTTCAAGACCCTCGAACCGGAAGGCCTCGCCCTTCCAGCGCGGCTGGGCTGGTATGGCCTGGCCGCCATCCTCGCCATCGGCGCCGCGACCCTGGCCGAGCGCTGGATCGACAGGCCGGCGCGTCGCTGGATCGCCGCCCGGGATGAGGCTGCCGATCCCGCAACGCCTCTGACAGCTCCTGTTCAGACGC
- a CDS encoding sterol desaturase family protein, translating into MDVSNLQDLAVAGLQTLGKAGMGLVGVLLAPGSAMSLTSLLAAGLVGGLFLLLRRGPGKRPTPLKVLVRALLPRRFWKSRSGRTDIGFALFNILIFGLLFGWAIASQAVVSGWLVEGLTALFGRGPGSLIGPVGALCVGTVLLFLTGELAYWLHHFLCHRVGWLWEFHKVHHSAEHLSPLTNLRVHPIEGVLFANMLAVMMGTMSALLTWTLGEPKVLLTVWDRNVIALAGLYLVQHLQHSHLWITFPGPFGKIFYSPAHHQIHHSTNPAHFGSNLGSLTTLWDWLFGTLRTPERENMRLVFGLEPGESKHDTVLEGMILPVARAARSLRPARPLEAAE; encoded by the coding sequence ATGGACGTATCGAACCTTCAGGATCTGGCGGTCGCCGGCCTTCAGACGCTGGGCAAGGCCGGCATGGGGTTGGTCGGCGTGCTGCTGGCCCCCGGATCGGCGATGTCGCTGACCTCGCTGCTGGCGGCCGGCCTGGTCGGCGGCCTGTTCCTGCTGCTGCGGCGCGGGCCGGGCAAGCGTCCGACGCCGCTGAAGGTGCTGGTTCGCGCCCTGTTGCCGCGGCGGTTCTGGAAGAGCCGGTCGGGGCGCACCGACATCGGTTTCGCCCTGTTCAACATCCTGATCTTCGGCCTGCTGTTCGGCTGGGCCATCGCCTCGCAGGCGGTGGTGTCGGGCTGGCTGGTCGAGGGCCTGACCGCCCTGTTCGGCCGGGGGCCGGGCTCGCTGATCGGACCGGTCGGCGCGCTCTGTGTCGGCACCGTCCTGCTCTTCCTGACCGGCGAGCTGGCCTACTGGCTGCACCACTTCCTCTGCCACCGCGTCGGCTGGCTGTGGGAGTTCCACAAGGTCCACCACAGCGCCGAACACCTCTCGCCGCTGACCAACCTTCGGGTCCACCCGATCGAGGGCGTGCTGTTCGCCAACATGCTGGCGGTGATGATGGGGACGATGAGCGCCCTGCTGACCTGGACCCTGGGCGAGCCCAAGGTGCTGCTGACCGTCTGGGACCGCAACGTGATCGCCCTGGCCGGCCTCTATCTGGTGCAGCACCTGCAGCACTCGCACCTGTGGATCACCTTCCCGGGTCCGTTCGGCAAGATCTTCTACAGCCCGGCCCATCACCAGATCCACCACTCGACCAACCCGGCCCACTTCGGCAGCAACCTCGGCAGCCTGACGACCCTCTGGGACTGGCTGTTCGGCACCCTCCGGACCCCTGAGCGCGAAAACATGCGGCTGGTCTTCGGGCTGGAGCCGGGCGAATCGAAGCATGACACGGTGCTTGAAGGCATGATCCTGCCGGTGGCCCGCGCCGCCCGCTCCCTGCGGCCCGCCCGGCCGCTGGAGGCCGCCGAGTGA
- the fixJ gene encoding response regulator FixJ has translation MAAPPSPSPSPSRIWTPSMTSSPPVHVIDDDDAMRDSLAFMLEMNGHRPVLHESADAFLADLPGDAAGCVVADVRMPGVSGIDLARILKERKFGLPIIIMTGHGDIPLAVEAMKAGAVDFVEKPFSDVTLLAAITAAMARPLAQTDSQRQEALDRLAALSPRERDVLAGVVAGKPNKVIAFDLDISARTVEIYRANMMTKTGARNMAELMRIALAAGM, from the coding sequence ATGGCGGCGCCACCTTCTCCTTCACCCTCCCCCTCGCGGATCTGGACCCCGTCGATGACATCTAGCCCTCCTGTTCATGTCATCGACGATGATGACGCCATGCGCGACTCCCTGGCCTTCATGCTGGAGATGAACGGGCACCGACCCGTCCTCCATGAGTCCGCCGACGCCTTCCTGGCCGACCTGCCCGGCGACGCGGCCGGCTGTGTGGTGGCCGACGTGCGGATGCCGGGCGTGTCGGGCATCGACCTGGCGCGGATTCTCAAGGAGCGGAAGTTCGGCCTGCCGATCATCATCATGACCGGTCACGGCGACATCCCGCTGGCCGTCGAGGCCATGAAGGCCGGCGCCGTGGACTTCGTCGAAAAGCCGTTCTCCGATGTCACCCTGCTGGCGGCGATCACGGCCGCCATGGCCCGGCCCCTGGCTCAGACCGACAGCCAGCGCCAGGAAGCGCTGGACCGCCTGGCGGCCCTGTCCCCGAGAGAGCGGGACGTGCTGGCCGGGGTCGTCGCCGGCAAGCCCAACAAGGTCATCGCCTTCGACCTCGATATCAGCGCCCGCACCGTCGAGATCTATCGGGCCAACATGATGACCAAGACCGGCGCGCGCAACATGGCGGAGCTGATGCGGATCGCCCTGGCGGCGGGAATGTAG
- a CDS encoding PAS domain S-box protein: protein MISARAWPDWSAATSDVRFGYAAAILGALLTFAVRAALDPYLDDRALFVLFIPAVLAASAFGGWGPGLLSTGFGLGASMLFVRGGLLSSPASLIDVSVFLLLGPMIAYGGERLRQRTRGSLAQQAHLESILATVPEAMIVIDVHGVMRSFSATAVDLFGWTADEAIGQNVSILMPEPYRTGHDGYLFRYLGTGERRIIGIGRIVVGERKDGSTFPMELAVGEAVVGHDRFFTGFIRDLTQNRDQERRMQELQSELVHVSRLTAMGEMASSLAHELNQPLGAVANYLKGSATLLAASEPDIPRLRDALDRAGEQALRAGEIIKRLREFVSKGETERSLEDPAKLMEEASALALVGARQKGFHVSLKFGRDLGHVIVDRVQVQQVALNLIRNALESMAGGERRDLVISVQPGEDRTVQVSVADTGPGIAPDVRERLFQPFVTSKANGMGVGLSICRTIIEAQGGRIWADDNADGGATFSFTLPLADLDPVDDI from the coding sequence GTGATTTCTGCGAGAGCCTGGCCTGACTGGAGCGCGGCGACGTCCGACGTGCGATTCGGCTATGCCGCCGCCATCCTCGGGGCCCTGCTGACCTTCGCCGTCCGGGCCGCCCTTGACCCCTACCTCGACGACCGGGCGCTATTCGTCCTCTTCATTCCGGCGGTTCTGGCCGCTTCGGCCTTTGGCGGATGGGGACCGGGATTGCTGTCCACGGGCTTCGGTCTTGGCGCCAGCATGCTGTTTGTCCGCGGCGGGCTGCTTTCAAGCCCCGCCAGTCTGATCGATGTGTCCGTGTTCCTGCTCCTGGGGCCGATGATCGCCTATGGTGGAGAACGGCTTCGGCAGCGAACGCGGGGGTCGCTGGCCCAGCAGGCTCATCTCGAATCCATCCTGGCCACGGTGCCCGAGGCGATGATCGTCATCGACGTGCACGGGGTCATGCGGTCGTTCAGCGCGACTGCCGTGGATCTGTTCGGCTGGACGGCGGACGAGGCCATAGGGCAGAACGTCAGCATCCTGATGCCGGAACCCTATCGGACCGGGCACGACGGTTATCTGTTTCGTTACCTGGGCACCGGCGAGCGCCGCATCATCGGGATCGGCCGCATCGTGGTGGGCGAGCGGAAAGACGGCTCGACCTTTCCGATGGAGCTGGCGGTCGGCGAAGCCGTCGTCGGCCATGACCGCTTTTTCACCGGCTTCATCCGCGACCTGACCCAGAACCGCGATCAGGAACGGCGCATGCAGGAGCTGCAGTCCGAACTCGTCCATGTGTCCCGCCTGACGGCCATGGGCGAGATGGCCTCCTCCCTGGCCCACGAACTCAATCAGCCGCTGGGCGCCGTGGCCAACTACCTCAAGGGCTCGGCGACCCTGCTGGCGGCTAGCGAGCCCGACATCCCGCGCCTTCGCGACGCCCTTGACCGGGCTGGGGAACAGGCCTTGCGGGCCGGCGAGATCATCAAGCGGCTCCGGGAGTTCGTCAGCAAGGGCGAGACCGAGCGCAGCCTGGAAGACCCCGCCAAACTCATGGAGGAAGCCAGCGCGCTGGCCCTGGTCGGCGCCCGGCAGAAGGGCTTCCACGTCAGTCTGAAATTCGGCCGCGACCTCGGCCACGTGATCGTTGATCGCGTCCAGGTCCAGCAGGTCGCCCTCAACCTGATCCGCAACGCCCTGGAATCCATGGCCGGAGGAGAGCGGCGCGACCTGGTCATATCCGTTCAGCCGGGCGAGGATCGCACCGTCCAGGTTTCGGTCGCCGACACCGGACCCGGTATCGCGCCGGACGTGCGCGAGCGGCTGTTTCAGCCGTTCGTGACCAGCAAGGCCAACGGCATGGGCGTCGGCCTGTCCATCTGCCGCACCATCATCGAGGCGCAGGGCGGCCGCATCTGGGCGGACGACAACGCCGATGGCGGCGCCACCTTCTCCTTCACCCTCCCCCTCGCGGATCTGGACCCCGTCGATGACATCTAG
- a CDS encoding bifunctional acetate--CoA ligase family protein/GNAT family N-acetyltransferase: MTTRNLDALFEPRSIALIGASDRLGSVGAVLARNLLEGGFAGPVMAVNPRASSIRSTLAYPSVAALPITPDLAVIATPAATVPGIVSELGQRGCRAAVVISAGFDAAARRDLLAAARPHMMRIVGPNGLGFISPRRGLNASFAQLTPAPGGIALVSQSGAIVTAALDWAAPRGFGFSHVVSLGDSADVDFGDMLDYLALDPQTRAILLYVESIADACKFMTAGRIASRNKPVVVIKAGRGAAGARAAFSHTGALAGSDAVYDAAFRRAGMLRVEGLRELFDAVTVLTSGISVAGDNLGILTNGGGAGVMAADALEARGGRVAIVPEAARGSLSKVLPPQAALAGPVDIIGDAQPDRYRAAMEVLLAEPGADALLVLNCPTAVASSEAAARAVIEATAAAGRSRPVLTCWLGEVSAAPARRAFATAGIPTLETPEEAVRAFMHLADHYRGQQLLLQAPALPGLPDRTAVDAARATVAAALLAGRDQLTLPECGAVLAAYGVPTLAARAFDTPEAAGAEAETLACPVALKILSPDLTHKSDVGGVMLGLSGGEAVTAAARRMLRDVSAARPSARIDGFLVQAMVSRPKTEELIAGVIQDATFGPTVLFGRGGVSVEIEGDRSIGLAPLDDVLAEDMIARTRVARRLAGYRDRLPADRPAIRKVLVALSQIALDLPEIAELDINPLLADSEGVLAVDARIRLRRPADGYRPAIRPYPTGLETWIVVGPSTVCVRPIRPQDAPGLITMIDHSSAEDVHLRFRSGLRHLPPSWAERLAHIDYDREMALVAELPDGSLAGVARLAADPEGETAEIALMVRSDWSGRGLGAKLLTALLDHAKARGLKEVWGDVARENAAMLGLAETQGFTLGQGSDPSRRRIVRQLS, from the coding sequence ATGACGACCCGCAATCTGGACGCGCTGTTCGAGCCGCGGTCCATCGCCCTGATCGGGGCCAGCGATCGACTGGGGTCGGTCGGCGCGGTTCTGGCCCGCAACCTGCTGGAAGGCGGCTTCGCGGGCCCGGTGATGGCGGTGAACCCGCGCGCGAGCAGCATTCGCTCCACCCTGGCCTATCCGTCGGTCGCCGCCCTCCCGATCACGCCGGACCTGGCCGTCATCGCCACCCCGGCCGCAACCGTTCCCGGCATCGTCAGCGAGCTGGGCCAGCGGGGATGCCGCGCCGCCGTGGTGATCTCGGCCGGCTTCGACGCCGCCGCCCGGCGAGACCTGCTCGCCGCCGCCCGGCCCCACATGATGCGGATCGTGGGGCCGAACGGACTGGGTTTCATCTCTCCCCGCCGGGGCCTCAACGCCAGCTTCGCCCAGTTGACCCCGGCGCCCGGCGGCATCGCCCTGGTGTCGCAGTCGGGGGCCATCGTCACCGCCGCGCTCGATTGGGCCGCGCCGCGCGGGTTCGGCTTCTCGCATGTCGTCAGCCTCGGCGACTCCGCCGACGTCGATTTCGGCGACATGCTGGACTATCTGGCGCTCGATCCGCAGACCCGCGCCATCCTGCTCTATGTCGAGAGCATCGCAGACGCCTGCAAGTTCATGACCGCCGGCCGCATCGCCTCGCGCAACAAGCCGGTGGTGGTAATCAAGGCCGGACGGGGCGCGGCCGGCGCCAGGGCGGCCTTCTCGCACACCGGCGCGCTCGCCGGATCCGACGCCGTCTATGACGCGGCCTTCCGCCGGGCCGGCATGCTGCGGGTCGAGGGTCTGCGCGAACTGTTCGACGCCGTCACGGTGCTGACCTCCGGCATCTCGGTCGCGGGCGACAACCTGGGCATCCTCACCAACGGCGGAGGCGCTGGCGTCATGGCGGCCGACGCCCTGGAGGCGCGGGGTGGCCGGGTCGCTATCGTCCCGGAGGCGGCCCGCGGAAGCCTCTCGAAAGTCCTGCCGCCCCAGGCGGCGCTGGCGGGTCCGGTCGATATTATCGGCGACGCCCAGCCGGACCGCTATCGCGCCGCGATGGAGGTGTTGCTCGCCGAGCCGGGCGCCGACGCCCTGCTGGTCCTCAACTGTCCCACCGCCGTCGCCAGCAGCGAAGCGGCGGCCAGGGCGGTGATCGAGGCCACGGCGGCGGCGGGCCGCTCCCGGCCCGTGCTCACCTGCTGGCTCGGCGAGGTCTCGGCGGCGCCGGCTCGCCGCGCCTTCGCCACGGCCGGCATTCCTACCCTGGAAACACCGGAGGAGGCGGTACGCGCCTTCATGCATCTGGCCGACCACTATCGGGGCCAGCAGCTCCTGCTACAGGCACCGGCCCTGCCCGGCCTTCCCGACCGGACCGCCGTCGATGCGGCCCGCGCCACGGTGGCCGCCGCCCTCCTGGCCGGCCGGGACCAGCTCACCCTTCCCGAATGCGGGGCGGTGCTGGCGGCCTACGGCGTTCCCACCCTTGCGGCCCGGGCCTTCGACACGCCCGAGGCGGCGGGCGCCGAGGCCGAGACCCTTGCCTGCCCGGTCGCCCTGAAAATCCTGTCGCCGGACCTGACCCACAAGTCCGATGTCGGCGGCGTCATGCTCGGCCTCAGCGGCGGCGAGGCGGTCACCGCGGCGGCGCGCCGGATGCTGCGCGATGTGTCGGCCGCCCGGCCGTCGGCGCGAATTGACGGCTTCCTGGTCCAGGCCATGGTTTCGCGCCCCAAGACGGAGGAACTGATCGCCGGGGTGATTCAGGACGCGACCTTCGGCCCGACGGTGCTGTTCGGACGCGGCGGCGTTTCCGTCGAGATCGAAGGCGATCGGTCCATCGGCCTGGCCCCGCTCGACGACGTCCTGGCCGAGGACATGATCGCCCGCACCCGCGTGGCCAGGCGGCTGGCAGGCTACCGCGACCGGCTGCCGGCCGACCGCCCCGCCATCCGCAAGGTGCTGGTCGCGCTTTCGCAGATCGCCCTCGATCTGCCGGAGATCGCCGAGCTGGACATCAATCCCCTGCTGGCCGACTCCGAGGGCGTTCTGGCCGTGGACGCCCGCATCCGCCTGCGACGGCCGGCCGACGGCTATCGCCCCGCCATACGGCCCTACCCTACCGGCCTGGAGACCTGGATCGTCGTCGGCCCCTCGACCGTCTGCGTCCGCCCCATACGGCCCCAGGACGCCCCGGGCCTGATCACCATGATCGATCACAGCTCGGCGGAAGATGTTCACCTGCGTTTCCGGTCGGGTCTGCGCCACCTGCCGCCGAGCTGGGCCGAACGGCTGGCTCATATCGACTATGACCGGGAGATGGCCCTCGTGGCGGAACTGCCGGATGGCTCGCTGGCGGGAGTCGCGCGTCTGGCCGCCGATCCGGAGGGCGAAACGGCGGAGATCGCCCTGATGGTCCGCAGCGACTGGAGCGGGCGGGGACTGGGGGCCAAACTTCTGACCGCGCTCCTCGACCATGCGAAAGCGCGTGGACTGAAAGAGGTCTGGGGTGACGTGGCGCGGGAAAACGCCGCCATGCTGGGGCTGGCCGAAACGCAAGGATTCACACTCGGCCAAGGCAGCGACCCGTCGCGCAGGCGGATCGTCAGACAGCTTTCCTGA
- a CDS encoding helix-turn-helix domain-containing protein: MTTVSLKPAFAAPPVPADQLGSIGVRMAFAAGEEIYAQDEEADMIYRVVSGAIRTSRLLSDGRRQIGDFYYNGDFVGLEAGPVHRYSAEALGPCEILVIRKSALKLYGEEGIRIERMIWAETARELQRTQEHLMLLGRKSACEKVASFLLGMAGRFRGEVAELPMGRQDMADYLGLTIETVSRMVTQLQVDGLVRFVDNRRFEVRNQPGLAQLVEA, translated from the coding sequence ATGACCACCGTCAGCCTCAAGCCAGCGTTCGCCGCGCCGCCCGTCCCCGCCGATCAGCTGGGGTCCATCGGCGTCCGGATGGCCTTCGCCGCCGGTGAGGAAATCTACGCCCAGGACGAAGAGGCTGACATGATCTACCGCGTCGTTTCCGGCGCGATCCGCACCTCCCGTCTGCTCAGCGACGGCCGCCGCCAGATCGGCGACTTCTACTACAATGGTGACTTCGTCGGCCTCGAGGCCGGCCCCGTCCACCGGTACTCCGCCGAGGCGCTCGGCCCTTGCGAAATCCTCGTCATCCGCAAATCGGCGCTGAAGCTGTACGGCGAAGAGGGCATCCGGATTGAGCGGATGATCTGGGCGGAAACCGCGCGCGAGCTTCAACGCACCCAGGAGCACCTCATGCTGCTGGGCCGCAAGTCCGCCTGCGAGAAGGTGGCGAGCTTCCTTCTGGGCATGGCCGGCCGGTTCCGCGGCGAGGTCGCCGAACTGCCCATGGGCCGCCAGGACATGGCCGACTATCTCGGCCTGACCATCGAAACCGTCTCGCGCATGGTCACCCAGCTGCAGGTCGATGGCCTCGTGCGCTTTGTCGATAATCGCCGGTTCGAGGTTCGCAACCAACCGGGCCTGGCGCAGCTCGTCGAGGCCTGA
- a CDS encoding NAD(P)H-dependent oxidoreductase: protein MKTAVILAHPKPGSFCASIARTCASTLRDLGHTVRVRDLYRMDFDPRLQAGEIPGPAGYAAGKDVAEERAKLARIEAFILVYPFWFNAPPAILKGYIDRIFSLGFGYRPTFHGTEPLLLGRTLTSFSTSGAPEEWVKQTGALSGLMAVFDSHLAAVTGMTVKGHTHLGGVLPSMTPEAATAMLAQVEAEVRRTFPAA from the coding sequence ATGAAAACCGCTGTCATCCTCGCCCATCCAAAACCCGGGAGCTTTTGCGCCTCGATCGCCCGCACCTGCGCGTCCACCCTGCGGGATCTGGGTCATACGGTCAGGGTCCGGGACCTTTACCGCATGGATTTCGACCCCCGCCTGCAGGCCGGCGAAATTCCCGGCCCCGCCGGCTATGCGGCCGGCAAGGACGTCGCGGAGGAGCGGGCGAAACTGGCCCGGATCGAGGCTTTCATCCTGGTCTATCCCTTCTGGTTCAATGCGCCGCCGGCCATCCTCAAGGGTTATATCGACCGGATCTTCAGTCTCGGGTTCGGCTATCGGCCCACTTTCCACGGCACCGAACCGCTGTTGCTCGGCCGAACCCTGACCAGCTTCTCGACCTCCGGCGCGCCGGAGGAGTGGGTCAAGCAAACGGGCGCGTTGAGCGGCCTGATGGCTGTCTTCGATTCCCATCTGGCCGCCGTCACCGGGATGACCGTCAAAGGCCATACGCATCTGGGCGGCGTGCTGCCAAGCATGACCCCGGAGGCCGCCACGGCGATGCTGGCGCAGGTCGAGGCGGAGGTTCGCCGGACCTTCCCCGCCGCCTAG
- a CDS encoding host attachment protein, whose amino-acid sequence MTEHPDWLAGLAVHGESNPEKAEPAFLDRLCHRVDALFDKHGFEHLILIAAPRSLGLLRTRLSAKLKARLVLSEPHDRLAASLDTIEHAVRAMRVASA is encoded by the coding sequence TTGACCGAACACCCCGACTGGCTGGCCGGTCTGGCCGTGCATGGCGAGTCCAATCCTGAAAAGGCCGAGCCCGCGTTTCTGGACCGGCTATGCCACCGGGTGGACGCCCTGTTCGACAAGCACGGCTTCGAGCATCTGATTCTGATTGCCGCGCCCCGGTCGCTCGGCCTGTTGAGGACCCGGCTGTCGGCGAAGCTCAAGGCGAGGCTGGTGCTCTCCGAGCCGCATGATCGTCTGGCCGCCTCCCTGGACACCATCGAGCACGCGGTGCGGGCTATGCGCGTCGCCAGCGCCTGA
- a CDS encoding zinc-binding dehydrogenase, with protein sequence MGMMKAAIFAEPGRIVLADKPIPDVGPLDALLRVTTTTICGTDVHILKGEYPVARGLTVGHEPVGVIEKLGSSVRGYREGQRVIAGAITPSGYSNACLCGRCSQDGPDTEHGWAPMGGWRLGNTIDGCQAEYVLIPDAMTNLAPVPDGLMDEQVLLCPDIMSTGFSGAESGAIAIGDTVAIFAQGPIGLCATAGARLMGASTIIAVDRLPGRLAVARAMGADHLVNAATEDPVAAIMALTSGRGVDVSIEALGTQATFEAALRVLRPGGRLSSLGVYSTDLTLPLDAFAAGLGDHTITTTLCPGGKERMRRLMAIVASGRVDLGAMVTHRFALDDIEQAYDLFANQRDGVLKVALTP encoded by the coding sequence ATGGGCATGATGAAGGCCGCCATCTTCGCCGAGCCGGGACGCATCGTCCTGGCCGACAAGCCCATCCCGGACGTCGGACCGCTGGACGCCCTGCTGCGCGTCACCACCACGACGATCTGCGGCACCGACGTTCACATCCTCAAGGGCGAGTACCCCGTGGCGCGCGGCCTGACGGTCGGCCATGAGCCGGTCGGGGTCATCGAGAAGCTCGGGTCGTCCGTGCGCGGTTATCGCGAGGGTCAGCGGGTCATCGCCGGCGCGATCACGCCCAGCGGCTATTCCAACGCCTGCCTGTGCGGGCGGTGCAGCCAGGACGGCCCCGATACCGAACACGGCTGGGCGCCGATGGGCGGCTGGCGACTGGGCAACACCATCGACGGCTGCCAGGCAGAGTATGTGCTGATCCCCGACGCCATGACCAACCTGGCCCCGGTGCCGGACGGCCTGATGGATGAGCAGGTGCTGCTGTGCCCCGACATCATGTCCACCGGCTTCAGCGGCGCGGAGAGCGGCGCTATCGCCATCGGCGACACCGTCGCCATCTTCGCCCAGGGCCCGATCGGACTTTGCGCCACCGCCGGGGCCCGGCTGATGGGCGCCTCGACCATCATCGCCGTCGATCGCCTGCCCGGCCGACTCGCCGTCGCCAGGGCCATGGGCGCCGACCATCTGGTCAACGCCGCCACGGAGGATCCGGTCGCCGCCATCATGGCGCTGACCTCCGGCCGTGGCGTCGACGTGTCGATCGAGGCGCTCGGAACCCAGGCGACCTTCGAGGCCGCCTTGCGGGTTCTGCGGCCGGGCGGCCGTCTGTCCAGCCTGGGCGTCTACTCCACGGACCTGACCCTGCCGCTGGACGCCTTCGCGGCCGGCCTGGGCGACCACACCATCACCACCACCCTCTGTCCCGGAGGCAAGGAGCGCATGCGCAGGCTGATGGCCATCGTCGCGTCGGGCCGGGTCGATCTGGGCGCCATGGTCACCCACCGGTTCGCCCTCGACGACATCGAGCAGGCCTACGATCTGTTCGCCAACCAGAGGGACGGCGTACTCAAGGTCGCCCTCACGCCGTGA